From Pseudanabaena sp. PCC 6802, one genomic window encodes:
- a CDS encoding M6 family metalloprotease domain-containing protein, with the protein MSAIFGEILRFGQSKGPEISLKVFGDEHYARYEDMNGYSAIYDDELGVFCYARLSAGSFRSTGTPLSEPVPEGLVRHLQESQETIVARAGARKLRRAAMAGGQREAEVVRTVGPNQGLLEGRVLSIGTVKGLTILVNFQDLASTVTRPDVEEMLNGANYNRNGNICSAREYFDRVSSGKLKYTNFVAGPYTLSRNREFYVNNLLVEEALRLAVADGLNLKQFDSRNENIIDALNIMYAGQTQYRGELWPHNWHIDLRFGTMRTDLYLLTSLGRTPADLSIGTFCHENGHLLCRFPDMYDYGERDGDSVKSAGIGSYCLMGSGNHNDNGLSPSPVCAYLRDLAGWCDNEIDLKTAANHQARQGDYNTVLKYRTSKPNEYFLVENRSRMGLDRGLRVRSEFCVSSL; encoded by the coding sequence TTATGACGACGAGCTTGGCGTTTTCTGCTACGCCCGCCTCTCAGCCGGAAGTTTCCGCTCGACCGGTACACCGCTTTCAGAACCTGTTCCCGAAGGATTGGTGCGCCATCTACAGGAATCGCAGGAAACAATCGTTGCACGGGCCGGGGCTCGCAAGTTGCGCCGCGCCGCGATGGCCGGAGGCCAACGCGAGGCGGAAGTAGTGCGAACCGTAGGCCCAAACCAGGGACTGCTTGAGGGTCGCGTTCTCTCGATTGGTACGGTCAAGGGTTTAACGATCCTGGTGAATTTCCAAGACCTCGCAAGTACCGTTACGCGCCCCGACGTAGAAGAGATGCTTAACGGCGCGAACTACAACCGCAACGGCAACATTTGTTCGGCTCGTGAATATTTCGATCGCGTATCGAGCGGAAAACTCAAATACACGAATTTCGTTGCTGGCCCGTACACTCTCAGTAGGAACCGCGAATTCTATGTCAACAATTTGCTGGTCGAAGAGGCGCTTCGACTCGCCGTCGCAGACGGTCTCAATCTCAAGCAATTCGATTCGCGCAATGAGAATATCATCGATGCCCTCAACATCATGTATGCCGGCCAAACACAGTATCGTGGCGAGTTGTGGCCGCACAACTGGCATATCGATCTGCGCTTTGGCACTATGAGAACCGATCTCTATCTCCTGACAAGCCTCGGACGCACGCCTGCCGATCTCAGCATCGGCACATTCTGCCACGAGAATGGCCATCTCCTTTGCCGTTTCCCAGACATGTACGACTACGGCGAACGTGATGGTGACAGTGTCAAGAGCGCCGGCATCGGCAGCTATTGCCTCATGGGATCTGGGAACCACAACGACAACGGACTTAGCCCCTCGCCGGTCTGCGCCTATCTGCGCGATCTTGCTGGATGGTGCGACAATGAAATTGATTTGAAAACGGCTGCCAACCACCAGGCACGTCAGGGCGACTACAACACAGTGTTGAAATACCGCACGTCTAAGCCGAACGAATACTTCTTGGTTGAAAATCGTTCCAGGATGGGGCTTGACCGTGGACTACGGGTGCGATCGGAATTTTGTGTATCGAGCCTCTGA